In Lewinellaceae bacterium, a single window of DNA contains:
- a CDS encoding Gfo/Idh/MocA family oxidoreductase: MKKTTDLTRREFIKATAVSGIGLTVVPAHVLGGTGRVAPSDKINVALIGSGTQALKMLPDWLKRPELQFVSVCDPNRESYDYPLWGKSKGEKKGAPGGREVGRARINEFYAENAGKAAYKGCSAYADFRELLEKEKGVDAVFIMTPDHLHATVAAAAMKKGIMAGSHKPVGNFMHETRVVCEMAKQTKIPTQLFAFQDPEELYVLKEWIGQGLIGEVKELHRWTNRPMWPQGSPYLPANTPPIPDGFDWELWLGPALPRTYSPDYTHTVFRGWYEFGAGCLADMGYYGFWKDWRLLNLGMPVSAEGSASFTCEIRDFRSTWVENNLSYPHAATLQWEVPVNGGDKMMEVFWYSGGIRPGTPKFLKKEGKGMPQEGVMFVGEKGTILADYGYRNPQLYEAGKADEKAASIPIPEVQLMDQTTEMINAFKGGQPSRGSYPNAQTIAEAICLGNLAIRMDQRLEWDNENLKVTNVPEANEFVRRKCREGWEI; this comes from the coding sequence ATGAAAAAGACTACAGATCTGACCCGCCGGGAATTTATTAAGGCCACTGCCGTATCCGGAATCGGCCTGACGGTTGTTCCTGCACACGTATTGGGAGGAACAGGCCGGGTTGCGCCGAGCGATAAAATAAATGTCGCCCTGATCGGGAGCGGTACGCAGGCGCTAAAAATGCTGCCGGACTGGTTAAAACGGCCGGAATTGCAATTCGTATCTGTTTGCGATCCCAACCGGGAAAGTTATGATTATCCTCTGTGGGGAAAATCGAAAGGCGAAAAAAAAGGCGCGCCGGGAGGCAGGGAAGTAGGCCGTGCCAGGATAAATGAATTTTATGCGGAAAATGCAGGCAAAGCAGCCTATAAAGGGTGCAGCGCCTATGCCGATTTCAGGGAATTGCTGGAGAAAGAGAAAGGCGTTGATGCCGTATTCATCATGACTCCCGACCATTTGCACGCTACGGTGGCGGCGGCGGCCATGAAGAAAGGAATCATGGCCGGGTCGCACAAACCCGTCGGCAATTTCATGCACGAGACCAGGGTGGTTTGTGAAATGGCGAAGCAAACTAAAATTCCTACCCAGCTATTTGCTTTTCAGGACCCGGAAGAACTGTATGTATTAAAAGAGTGGATTGGCCAGGGCCTGATCGGAGAGGTAAAAGAGCTGCATCGCTGGACCAATCGCCCGATGTGGCCCCAGGGATCCCCCTACCTGCCGGCAAATACCCCGCCGATCCCGGATGGTTTTGACTGGGAATTGTGGCTGGGGCCTGCGCTTCCCCGCACTTATTCCCCTGATTATACGCATACCGTCTTTAGAGGCTGGTATGAATTCGGAGCAGGATGCCTGGCCGATATGGGCTACTACGGTTTTTGGAAGGATTGGCGGCTGTTGAACCTTGGGATGCCCGTAAGCGCTGAGGGTTCAGCCAGTTTTACCTGCGAAATAAGAGATTTCAGAAGTACCTGGGTTGAGAACAACCTTTCCTACCCCCATGCGGCTACGTTGCAATGGGAGGTACCGGTAAATGGCGGGGATAAAATGATGGAGGTCTTCTGGTATTCGGGAGGCATTCGTCCAGGGACGCCAAAATTCCTTAAAAAAGAAGGTAAAGGCATGCCTCAGGAAGGCGTTATGTTCGTGGGTGAAAAAGGCACCATCCTTGCCGATTACGGTTATCGCAACCCACAGTTATATGAGGCCGGCAAGGCCGATGAAAAAGCAGCTTCCATTCCAATACCTGAGGTGCAACTCATGGATCAAACCACCGAAATGATCAATGCATTTAAAGGCGGACAGCCCTCGCGCGGCAGTTATCCGAACGCCCAAACCATTGCGGAAGCGATTTGCCTCGGCAACCTGGCCATCAGAATGGATCAGCGCCTGGAATGGGACAACGAAAACCTGAAAGTGACAAATGTGCCGGAAGCGAATGAATTTGTCAGGCGCAAGTGCCGGGAAGGATGGGAGATATGA
- a CDS encoding DUF4143 domain-containing protein yields MIQNQQEVFQESLARNIGDFSRFLEAISLSHGAVLNISNVARDCGVKRKTVDNYIQILEDILLAFRLPVFTKRASRALSSHPKFYFFDSGVFQTLRPKGPLDKPEEIGGAALEGLVAQHLRAWMAYSSQSFTLYFWRSQRGTEVDFILYGEAGIYALEVKNSKKIRQADLRGLIEFGKDYPISKRVFLYRGDERLMKNGILCLPCSEFLGPLSPLNAMDDLLLQGNCMKYVLTPKRVKRL; encoded by the coding sequence TTGATACAAAATCAGCAAGAGGTATTTCAGGAATCCCTGGCCAGGAATATCGGCGACTTTTCCCGTTTTCTGGAAGCCATAAGCCTATCACATGGCGCAGTGCTCAATATTAGCAACGTAGCCCGGGACTGCGGTGTGAAAAGAAAAACAGTAGATAACTACATCCAAATACTGGAGGACATCCTGCTCGCCTTTCGCCTTCCTGTTTTCACCAAAAGGGCGTCCAGGGCTCTGTCTTCCCATCCAAAATTCTATTTCTTCGACTCCGGAGTATTTCAAACCCTCCGCCCCAAAGGGCCATTAGACAAGCCCGAGGAGATCGGCGGAGCGGCCCTGGAAGGCCTGGTGGCGCAACACCTGCGTGCCTGGATGGCTTATTCCTCACAATCATTTACGCTCTATTTCTGGCGCTCCCAGAGAGGCACGGAGGTGGATTTCATCCTGTATGGCGAAGCTGGCATTTATGCCCTTGAAGTGAAAAACAGCAAAAAAATCCGGCAGGCAGACCTGAGGGGGTTGATTGAATTTGGCAAGGATTACCCCATCAGCAAGCGCGTTTTCTTATACCGGGGAGACGAAAGGCTAATGAAAAATGGTATCCTGTGTTTGCCCTGTTCAGAATTTTTGGGCCCCCTGTCTCCGTTAAATGCTATGGATGACCTGCTGCTCCAAGGCAATTGCATGAAATATGTTTTGACCCCGAAGCGGGTCAAACGTCTATAG
- a CDS encoding creatininase family protein, whose translation MPTRPYLLAETNWKTVKATDYQVAVLPWGATEAHNYHLPYATDNFESQYVAAEAARKAWEQGAKVIVLPGIPFGVNTGQLDVKLCMNMNPSTQYAILKDVTDVLLRHGIRKLAILNAHGGNNFKTMIRELAIDFPDMFACSIDFWRIGDARQYFDEPGDHAGELETSILLHLRPDLVRPLEEAGPGKGKNYRFKGFKEGWATSQRYWTKVTEDTGVGNPARSTAEKGRVYLEMVTGEVGGFLVELAGTGVEEMYE comes from the coding sequence ATGCCAACCCGCCCCTACCTCCTCGCCGAAACGAACTGGAAAACCGTCAAGGCCACCGACTACCAGGTGGCCGTCCTGCCCTGGGGCGCCACCGAGGCGCACAACTACCACCTGCCTTACGCCACCGACAACTTCGAGTCGCAGTACGTGGCGGCCGAGGCCGCCCGCAAGGCTTGGGAGCAGGGCGCCAAAGTCATCGTGCTGCCCGGTATCCCATTCGGCGTCAACACCGGCCAGCTCGATGTCAAGCTGTGCATGAATATGAACCCGAGCACGCAGTATGCCATACTGAAGGATGTAACCGACGTGCTGCTCCGCCACGGCATCCGCAAGCTGGCAATCCTCAACGCTCACGGTGGAAACAACTTCAAAACGATGATCCGCGAGCTGGCCATCGACTTCCCGGATATGTTCGCCTGCAGCATCGATTTCTGGCGCATCGGCGACGCCAGGCAGTACTTTGACGAGCCGGGCGACCACGCCGGCGAGCTGGAGACCAGCATCCTCCTGCATCTTCGCCCGGATTTGGTGCGGCCCCTGGAAGAAGCCGGCCCGGGCAAGGGTAAAAACTACCGCTTCAAAGGCTTCAAAGAGGGCTGGGCCACCTCCCAGCGCTACTGGACCAAGGTGACGGAGGATACCGGCGTGGGCAATCCCGCCCGGTCGACGGCGGAGAAGGGGCGGGTTTATCTGGAAATGGTGACTGGCGAGGTTGGCGGCTTCCTGGTGGAGCTGGCGGGTACGGGGGTGGAGGAGATGTATGAGTAG
- a CDS encoding DUF1080 domain-containing protein, with the protein MKNTIFLIALATGAFSLSFSAQAPAQTGHYFKDRGFISLFNGKDLAGWKVPEGDNGHWSVIDGVIDYDARSEAKDKNLWSEKEFTDFELHIEWRFKGYGDHLFPLPTILPSGEYLRDDDGKIIEPPGPNSDSGILLKGAGQANLWCWPVGSGELWSIRNNKELSAEVRAAAVPSANADNPVGHWNVFDIIVKGERITIINNGQIVIDNAYYPGLNVKGPIGLQHHGGINPDTGKLKGASSLVQFRNIWIKEI; encoded by the coding sequence ATGAAAAATACAATATTTTTAATCGCTCTGGCAACGGGGGCCTTTTCCTTGAGCTTTTCCGCCCAGGCGCCGGCCCAAACCGGCCATTACTTTAAAGACAGGGGTTTTATTTCCCTGTTTAACGGGAAAGACCTTGCCGGCTGGAAGGTGCCCGAAGGGGATAACGGCCACTGGAGCGTAATCGACGGGGTAATTGACTACGATGCCCGTTCTGAAGCCAAGGATAAAAATTTATGGTCGGAAAAAGAATTCACTGATTTTGAATTGCACATCGAATGGCGGTTTAAAGGTTATGGCGATCATTTGTTTCCGCTGCCGACCATATTGCCAAGCGGAGAATACCTCAGAGACGATGATGGCAAGATCATTGAACCTCCCGGGCCCAATTCCGATTCGGGCATTCTCTTAAAAGGCGCCGGGCAGGCCAATCTCTGGTGCTGGCCGGTAGGCTCCGGGGAGTTGTGGTCGATTAGAAACAACAAAGAGCTCTCCGCAGAAGTAAGAGCGGCTGCCGTGCCATCAGCCAACGCAGATAACCCCGTCGGCCACTGGAATGTATTCGACATCATCGTAAAAGGAGAACGGATCACGATCATCAATAATGGGCAGATCGTAATCGATAATGCCTACTACCCTGGATTGAATGTAAAAGGCCCAATCGGTTTGCAGCATCACGGAGGCATCAACCCCGATACCGGTAAATTGAAAGGCGCCTCCAGCCTGGTTCAGTTTCGAAATATTTGGATAAAGGAAATCTAG
- a CDS encoding VOC family protein, which produces MASKQKISPFFWFDTQAEEAANFYASIFPDSKTGKIQRQGDAVLTVQFFLSGQEFAALNGGPMFTFNPTVSFYVVCESEAEIDQAWEKLSEGGKAMMPLDKYPWSEKYGWVQDKYGVSWQLTLGKITDVGQKISPVLMFTDKQQGKAEAAIHFYSSIFENSGINLLSKYEEGEGDPAVGTIKHAQFRLDGNIFMAMDSSIMHGFDFNEAISFVVHCGTQKEVDYFWEKLTADGGEEMMCAWLKDKYGVVWQIVPDELIQLISDPDPARAQRAVGAMMQMRKIDIEKIRQAADDESRTVITVQATVNAPIEKAWEMWTLPEHITNWNFASGDWHSTRAENNLRPGGKFNYRMEAKDGSMGFDFSGTYTAIKENKNLEYRLDDGRNVQVHFSAVDGGTFVMENFEAENTNPAEMQKNGWQAILDNFKKYVEAD; this is translated from the coding sequence ATGGCAAGCAAACAAAAAATCTCCCCTTTCTTTTGGTTCGACACCCAGGCGGAGGAAGCCGCCAATTTTTATGCTTCCATCTTTCCCGATTCAAAAACCGGCAAAATACAGCGCCAGGGCGATGCGGTCCTGACTGTCCAGTTTTTTCTTTCCGGCCAGGAGTTCGCGGCGCTTAACGGCGGGCCGATGTTCACTTTTAACCCAACCGTATCCTTTTACGTCGTTTGCGAAAGCGAAGCGGAAATCGATCAGGCCTGGGAAAAATTGTCAGAGGGCGGAAAAGCCATGATGCCGCTCGATAAATATCCGTGGAGCGAAAAATACGGCTGGGTGCAGGACAAATACGGCGTCTCCTGGCAATTGACTTTGGGCAAAATAACGGACGTGGGGCAGAAAATCTCGCCCGTGCTGATGTTCACCGACAAGCAGCAGGGAAAGGCCGAAGCAGCCATTCATTTTTACAGTTCCATATTTGAAAATTCCGGTATCAATCTCCTGTCAAAATACGAAGAAGGGGAAGGCGACCCTGCTGTCGGAACCATCAAACATGCCCAGTTCCGGCTTGACGGGAATATTTTCATGGCCATGGACAGCAGCATCATGCACGGTTTCGATTTCAACGAAGCCATATCGTTTGTGGTGCACTGCGGGACACAAAAGGAGGTGGATTATTTTTGGGAAAAACTCACCGCTGATGGAGGAGAGGAAATGATGTGCGCCTGGTTGAAAGACAAATATGGCGTGGTGTGGCAAATTGTGCCCGATGAGCTTATCCAATTGATTTCCGACCCTGACCCCGCCCGGGCGCAAAGGGCCGTCGGCGCCATGATGCAGATGCGAAAAATCGACATCGAAAAAATACGCCAGGCGGCCGATGATGAAAGCCGCACGGTTATTACGGTGCAGGCAACCGTTAATGCCCCCATCGAAAAAGCATGGGAAATGTGGACGCTGCCCGAACACATCACAAATTGGAATTTCGCCAGCGGCGATTGGCATTCGACCCGTGCGGAAAACAATTTAAGGCCGGGCGGAAAATTCAATTACCGGATGGAAGCAAAGGATGGCAGCATGGGCTTTGACTTTAGCGGCACCTATACTGCGATAAAGGAAAATAAAAACCTGGAATACCGGCTTGATGACGGCCGCAACGTGCAAGTTCATTTTTCGGCAGTGGATGGAGGTACTTTCGTCATGGAAAATTTTGAAGCGGAAAATACGAACCCGGCCGAGATGCAAAAAAACGGCTGGCAGGCTATTCTGGATAATTTCAAAAAATATGTGGAGGCGGATTAA
- a CDS encoding MmcQ/YjbR family DNA-binding protein, translating to MTAEEFRFLALSFPGTEDKPHFDRTAFKVVKRRTFATLHEPSRSANIVLSLSEQSAFGELGEAGIYPVPNKWGEKGWTTFELDNVSPDIVQAALEVAYEAVLNK from the coding sequence ATGACTGCAGAAGAATTCAGATTCCTGGCGCTTTCATTTCCGGGCACGGAAGACAAGCCGCATTTTGACAGAACCGCTTTCAAGGTGGTGAAAAGACGAACTTTTGCGACCCTCCACGAGCCAAGCCGGTCGGCAAACATCGTATTGTCGCTTTCGGAGCAATCAGCGTTTGGCGAATTGGGGGAGGCGGGCATTTACCCCGTGCCCAACAAATGGGGAGAAAAGGGTTGGACTACTTTTGAACTGGACAATGTGTCACCGGACATCGTGCAGGCCGCCTTGGAGGTGGCTTATGAAGCTGTTTTGAACAAATAA